The Humulus lupulus chromosome 4, drHumLupu1.1, whole genome shotgun sequence genome has a window encoding:
- the LOC133832459 gene encoding uncharacterized protein LOC133832459 — MMTSNIAESLKAALKAARNLPIDILFELLRSLVQKWVWNNSNNANGTFTKVATPTKNELRHDIVLKMKYDVLPFNPIEYQVRDEKGINFTVNIHNKTCTCNRFQEDEMPCGHAVAVIA; from the exons ATGATGACATCCAACATCGCAGAATCACTCAAGGCTGCACTAAAAGCTGCAAGAAATCTCCCCATTGATATCTTGTTTGAACTCCTTAGAAGTTTGGTTCAAAAGTGGGTTTGGAACAACTCAAATAATGCAAACGGAACATTCACAAAAGTCGCTACACCAACAAAAAATGAGTTGAGGCATGACATTGTTTTAAAAATGAAGTATGAT GTCTTGCCTTTCAACCCAATAGAATATCAAGTTCGTGATGAAAAGGGGATCAATTTCACAGTAAATATACACAATAAAACATGTACTTGCAATAGGTTTCAAGAAGATGAAATGCCTTGTGGGCATGCAGTAGCTGTAATTGCATAG
- the LOC133830696 gene encoding glycerophosphodiester phosphodiesterase GDPD6: protein MAFPQSQWVFPFGLLIFLTIGCSGRPLYPLPSKTSHGNKQPLQTFRPYNIAHRGSNGEIPEETAAAYMRAIEEGADFIESDILSSKDGILICFHDVTLDETTDVAKHKHFANRKRTYEVQGENVTGFFTVDFTLKELNSLRVNQRYPFRDQQYNGKFSIITFDEFIDIALDASRVVGIYPEIKNPVLINQHVKWADGKKFEDKFVETLKKYGYQGSYLSKDWMKQPVFIQSFAPTSLVYISNLTDLPKILLIDDVTVPTQDTNQSYWEITSDHYLDFIKNYVVGIGPWKDTVVPVKNNYLQEPTDLVARAHAHNLQVHPYTYRNENQFLHLNFHEDPYVEFNYWLNHIGVDGLFTDFTGSLHNFQEWTSLEDNRKKGASNLLRELALLISKYNSNV from the exons ATGGCTTTTCCCCAGTCCCAGT GGGTTTTCCCATTTGGGCTTTTGATATTTCTCACTATTGGGTGCTCTGGAAGGCCTCTCTACCCGCTTCCCagtaaaaccagccatggaaataAACAACCTCTGCAAACCTTTCGTCCGTACAATATTGCTCATCGAGGTTCTAATGGCGAGATTCCTGAAGAAACAGCGGCTGCATATATG AGGGCTATAGAAGAGGGGGCAGACTTTATTGAATCAGATATCCTATCTTCTAAAGATGGGATTCTCATATGTTTCCATGATGTGACACTTGACGAAACAACTGATGTTGCAAAACACAAGCATTTTGCTAATCGTAAAAGGACTTATGAAGTTCAAGGGGAGAATGTTACTGGTTTTTTCACCG TTGATTTCACATTAAAAGAACTGAATTCATTGCGTGTGAATCAAAGGTACCCATTCCGTGATCAACAATATAACG GAAAGTTCTCTATTATTACTTTTGACGAGTTTATTGATATAGCACTTGATGCATCAAGAGTGGTTGGAATATACCCGGAAATAAAAAACCCGGTTTTAATTAATCAACAT GTGAAATGGGCAGATGGTAAGAAATTTGAGGACAAGTTTGTTGAGACACTTAAGAAGTATGGATACCAGGGTTCATATCTGTCCAAAGATTGGATGAAACAACCTGTATTTATCCAGTCATTTGCTCCAACTTCACTTGTATATATATCTAATCTCACAGACTTGCCCAAGATCCTGTTAATTGATGATGTTACAGTTCCAACTCAAGACACTAATCAG TCATATTGGGAAATTACATCTGATCATTACTTAGACTTCATTAAGAACTATGTGGTGGGGATCGGACCTTGGAAGGATACAGTCGTCCCTGTGAAAAATAATTACTTACAAGAACCTACCGATCTTGTTGCCAGAGCGCATGCTCATAACCTAcag GTGCATCCATACACATACCGAAATGAGAACCAGTTCTTGCACCTTAACTTTCATGAAGACCCATATGTAGAGTTCAACTACTGGCTTAATCATATTGGAGTTGATGGACTTTTCACAGACTTCACAGGCAGCCTTCACAATTTTCAGGAGTGGACATCCCTGGAAGATAACAGAAAAAAGGGTGCATCTAATTTATTGCGTGAACTTGCATTATTGATCTCTAAGTATAACAGTAATGTCTAA